The following nucleotide sequence is from Kineobactrum salinum.
ATGCCGATGCTGACCGAGGAGACCCGCAAGGGCTTTATTCGTCAGGCGCGCACCGAGGCTGAGGCGGCGCGGGTGTCGGTGCGCAATGCGCGCCGGGATGCGATGGGCATGCTCAAGGAGCTGGAGAAGGACAAGGACATCAGCGAGGACGACGAACGCCGCGGTCAGGAAGCGATACAGAAGCTGACTGACACTCATGTCGAGCGCATTGAAAAGATGTTGGCGGAGAAAGAAGCCGACCTGATGGAAATTTAAGTCTCCGGGCTATGGTTATGCGCGAAGACCCAGGCTCCAGCGAGGCCGCACCCGGTGCGGCGACTCCCCGTCATGTTGCCATCATCATGGACGGCAACAATCGCTGGGCCCGGCGTCAGGGGCTGCCTGGCCACGCCGGCCACAGGGCGGGTGTGGAAGCGGTGCGCGGGGTGCTGCGCGCCTGCCGCCACCACCGGGTCGAGGTGCTGACGCTGTTCGCATTCAGCAGTGAGAATTGGGGCCGGCCACAGACGGAAGTGCGCGCACTGCTGGCACTATTGTCGCGTTATTTGCGCAGCGAAGTGCGGGAATTGCACAAGGATGGTGTAAGAATCCGCTTTATCGGTCGGCGTGACCGTTTCAGCGAGCAGCTGCAGCGTCTGATGGGCAATGCCGAGCACCTGACCAGGGACAACCGGCAGGCGAGCGTGGTTATTGCCGTAGACTACGGCGGCCGCTGGGACATTGTCCAGGCCGCGCGCCGGTTGGCCGAGCGGGTGGCTGCTGGCGGCTTGCAGCCGGAAGCCATTACCGAGCAAGCCTTGCAGGAGGAAATGTCGATCGGCGACCTGCCCGCGCCCGACTTGTGTATCCGTACCGGCGGCGATGCCCGCATCAGTAATTTCATGCTGTGGGATTTCGCCTACAGCGAGTTGTACTTTAGCAATACTCTGTGGCCGGACTTTGGCGAACTGGAATTTGCGCGGGCACTGGCGGACTATGCTCGTCGCGAACGGCGTTTCGGTCTGCGTGAGCCCGACGGCCTGGTCGCTGGCATCAGTGATGCTTAAACAGCGCATTATTACCGCACTGGCGATGGCAGGGCTGTTCCTCGGTGCGGTATTGTTCCTTCCCCTTGCAGGTCTGGCGATCGTGTTCGGCGTGGTGGTCTGTCTCGGCGCCTGGGAATGGTCGCGGCTGGCGGGCTGGCGCTCGCTGCCGGCCAGAGTGGTTTTCCTGCTGTTGCTGGTGGCGCTGCTGGTGGCGCTGTATGAGTATTCGCGGCTGGGCAGCGAGCCCAGCCGCACCCAGGTACAGCCGCTGCTGGGCATCGCCTGCCTGTGGTGGTCTTTTTCCCTGCTCTGGGTCAAGAGCTACCCGGCCAGTGCGGTATTGTGGCACAGCCGGATCATGCGCAGCCTGATGGGGCTGTTGATCCTCTCCTCCGCCTGGCTGGCGGCGGTCTACCTGCTCACCTTTTCCCGCGGCGGCTTGCTGCTGGTTGTCATGGTTATCGTGGTGGCGGCGACTGATATCGGCGCCTATTTCGCCGGTACCCGGTTCGGCCGTCACAAGCTGGTGGAGCGGGTCAGTCCGGCCAAGACCTGGGAGGGATTCTGGGGCGGCATGAGCTGTGCCCTGCTGCTGGCGGTACTGCTGTGGTGGGCGATCCCGGCGCAGATGGCGCATGTCAGCCTGGCGGCAGTGATCGCGGTGGTTGTCGCAACGGCGCTGGCATCGGTGGTAGGCGACCTGACGGTCAGCATGGTCAAGCGCGAGAGCGGCGTCAAGGACAGTGGCGCACTGCTGCCCGGGCACGGCGGCCTGCTGGACCGGCTGGACAGTCTCTGCAGCGCTGCACCGGTGTTTGCCCTCGGCCTGCTGTTGGCGGGGTGGTAGCGATGGCCGGGATACGGAACATAGCGGTACTGGGCAGTACCGGCTCAATCGGCGTCAGTACGCTGGATGTCATCGCCCGGCATCCGGACCGCTTGCGCGTATTTGCGCTGGCGGCCCGGCAATCAGTGGCGGCCATGCTGGAGCAGTGCCGGCAGTTCCGGCCGCGCTATGCGGTAATGATGGACCCGGACGCGGCCGAGCAGCTGCGCCTGGGATTGCCGGCCGGCAGCGAGGTCGAGGTGCTGGCGGGTGCGGCGGGGCTGGAACTGGTGGCAGCCCACTCCGAGGTGGATGCGGTGATGGCTGCCGTGGTGGGCGCCGCGGGCCTGCCCTCAACCCTGGCCGCCGCGCGGGCAGGCAAGCGGGTGTTACTGGCCAACAAGGAGTCGCTGGTGATGGCGGGGCATCTGCTGATGGCTGCGGCGCGCGAAGCCGGGGCGCTGCTGCTGCCGATAGACAGTGAGCACAATGCCATTTTTCAATGCCTGCCCGACAGCGCCGATGGCAGACCAGGCCTGGCGGGTGTCAATCGGGTCCTGCTGACCGCC
It contains:
- the uppS gene encoding polyprenyl diphosphate synthase, which codes for MREDPGSSEAAPGAATPRHVAIIMDGNNRWARRQGLPGHAGHRAGVEAVRGVLRACRHHRVEVLTLFAFSSENWGRPQTEVRALLALLSRYLRSEVRELHKDGVRIRFIGRRDRFSEQLQRLMGNAEHLTRDNRQASVVIAVDYGGRWDIVQAARRLAERVAAGGLQPEAITEQALQEEMSIGDLPAPDLCIRTGGDARISNFMLWDFAYSELYFSNTLWPDFGELEFARALADYARRERRFGLREPDGLVAGISDA
- a CDS encoding phosphatidate cytidylyltransferase, which produces MLKQRIITALAMAGLFLGAVLFLPLAGLAIVFGVVVCLGAWEWSRLAGWRSLPARVVFLLLLVALLVALYEYSRLGSEPSRTQVQPLLGIACLWWSFSLLWVKSYPASAVLWHSRIMRSLMGLLILSSAWLAAVYLLTFSRGGLLLVVMVIVVAATDIGAYFAGTRFGRHKLVERVSPAKTWEGFWGGMSCALLLAVLLWWAIPAQMAHVSLAAVIAVVVATALASVVGDLTVSMVKRESGVKDSGALLPGHGGLLDRLDSLCSAAPVFALGLLLAGW